The following proteins come from a genomic window of Paenibacillus sp. CAA11:
- a CDS encoding dihydroorotase, with the protein MPFIIKNANVLNAEGTQERKHLVLEEGKIAQILNAEEPLPAGESYDAAGKLVTAGLIDMHVHLREPGFEHKETIATGSASAARGGFTTIACMPNTRPVTDNPDTVRLVRSKAEEAGLVHVLPYAAITKSELGRELTDFAALKEAGAIGFTDDGVGVQNAQMMKDAMKLAKSLGMPVIAHCEDNSLVEGAPVAEGKFAAKHGLKGIPNESEAIHVGRDILLAEATGVHYHVCHVSTEQSIRLIRQAKEIGIHVTAEVCPHHLVLSEEDIPGLDANWKMNPPLRSRRDVEACIEALEDGTIDIIVTDHAPHSEEEKAKGMQLAPFGIVGFETAFPLLYTRFVETGRWPLAKLVQRMTADPARVFGLETGRLEPGAPADLAIIDLECKKAVDPAEFASKGRNTPFGGWELKGWPVATIVDGKMIWSAEHARS; encoded by the coding sequence ATGCCATTTATCATAAAGAACGCCAATGTACTGAATGCAGAAGGAACACAGGAACGCAAACATCTCGTGCTGGAAGAAGGGAAGATTGCTCAAATACTGAACGCCGAAGAACCGCTCCCGGCAGGAGAAAGTTACGATGCGGCGGGCAAGTTGGTGACCGCAGGTCTGATCGATATGCACGTACACCTTCGGGAGCCAGGCTTTGAACATAAGGAGACCATTGCCACTGGCTCGGCTTCAGCTGCGCGGGGAGGATTCACGACAATCGCTTGCATGCCGAATACTAGACCGGTCACAGATAATCCTGATACCGTTCGGCTGGTACGAAGCAAGGCAGAAGAGGCAGGTCTCGTTCATGTGCTGCCCTACGCAGCTATTACCAAAAGTGAACTGGGACGTGAGCTGACCGACTTTGCCGCCCTCAAAGAAGCCGGAGCGATCGGCTTTACGGATGACGGAGTAGGCGTTCAGAATGCGCAGATGATGAAGGATGCGATGAAGCTGGCGAAGTCGCTCGGCATGCCGGTCATCGCTCACTGTGAAGACAACTCGCTTGTGGAAGGAGCTCCGGTTGCCGAAGGGAAATTCGCAGCTAAGCATGGACTCAAGGGAATTCCGAATGAATCCGAAGCCATTCATGTGGGCCGGGATATTCTTCTAGCCGAGGCTACAGGGGTTCACTACCATGTGTGTCATGTCAGCACCGAACAGTCGATTCGGCTGATCCGTCAGGCTAAAGAGATCGGCATCCATGTGACCGCAGAGGTTTGTCCGCACCACCTGGTTCTGTCGGAAGAGGATATTCCGGGTCTGGACGCCAACTGGAAGATGAATCCGCCGCTTCGTTCACGCCGCGATGTTGAAGCCTGTATCGAAGCTCTTGAGGACGGCACCATTGATATCATTGTGACAGATCATGCTCCGCACAGCGAAGAGGAGAAGGCGAAAGGCATGCAGCTGGCACCATTTGGAATTGTAGGATTCGAGACGGCGTTCCCTCTGCTGTACACCCGCTTTGTAGAGACCGGCCGCTGGCCGCTCGCCAAGCTGGTGCAGCGAATGACAGCCGACCCGGCAAGAGTGTTCGGCCTTGAGACTGGACGCCTCGAGCCAGGCGCTCCTGCAGATTTGGCGATTATTGACCTGGAATGCAAGAAGGCTGTTGATCCGGCGGAGTTCGCTTCGAAAGGACGGAATACTCCATTTGGAGGCTGGGAGCTCAAAGGCTGGCCGGTCGCTACGATTGTAGACGGCAAGATGATCTGGTCTGCGGAACATGCCCGCAGCTAG